A region from the Lytechinus variegatus isolate NC3 chromosome 6, Lvar_3.0, whole genome shotgun sequence genome encodes:
- the LOC121416878 gene encoding serine-rich adhesin for platelets-like, which translates to MNVSIPQSGDLSATATVTFQTFTDVSSSLYDESPSVTQQDSSFSMVESSATNSVSEWTDTGTLPTEASPKTGTLSYVGSSVTDTTGDSSFVHTSADYTEATYSVSTEGISGSTTILQSASEEQSSDAAVSITSSGMLGLTETDPTEATYSVSTEGISGTTTILQSASEEQSSDAAVSITSSGMLGLTETDPTEATYSVSTEGISGTTTILQSASEEQSSDAAVSITSSGMLGLTETDPTRATYLVSTLGIAGTTTILQSASEEQSSDAAVSMTSSGMLGLTETDPTEATYSVSTEGISGSTTILQSASEEQSSDATVSITSSGMLGLTETDPTRATYLVSTLGTTDSTTITQSATVEPSPGVRVSVMSSGMLGSTESLSSLPVLSLDSSPVADGVGGTALSTVQPTTDEVNLIPSTTYNSLILSQDSTGSVETSEPGPSPQSTLFPSTPAFDVGMTTQVYFSPSEQLSPQTIQSTSDVDSSYALQQSLSRTSGVTTLDKVLDSLSISETTGSVVGPPKTNTIQGPSGTGVSFTSASQISPTLSGLSGSSGTVEESTDEGTVLPITMTIVSSEAVSSQESIEYSRFTPAMTVALSSTVSHNSGVTSPSSVESETCVNPTNCQVLTGSDTSIFDESTSILAPGYTSEAVMSSHNNSQTIVQTTTAQETTEVSQQVSVMHTGNASAMSESSQLSMSVVPSSDEITSTSSDLDPSIQTILTQTDNSGLMSVPMISTAPYSQMSESGTLVQISRTSSGQPATTISGSTREPITDSLRTSPTATPSTSSSVAVTNPAPAPAPAPAVHVPDIIFKVYIPAPAPAPPPAPVPAPSPAPTTTSHPPTHSQPETTTETADEANFLSDSMTILIFAGATLLFVGVVVVVVICIVRHYTQSADMRREETLRMVLLPQRWWRNNIGVKPANDVPSYNDDWNSGFNDGNYNSFDLKRSKDQRPSIIPPITDAWF; encoded by the exons ATGAATGTCAGTATTCCACAGAGCGGCGACTTATCGGCAACAGCAACGGTGACTTTTCAAACATTTACTGACGTGTCATCCAGTTTGTACGATGAGTCGCCATCAGTCACACAACAGGATTCTTCATTTTCTATGGTCGAATCATCGGCTACAAATTCAGTAAGTGAATGGACGGATACTGGGACACTTCCAACAGAAGCATCACCGAAAACTGGCACACTTTCATACGTTGGATCATCGGTAACTGATACCACCGGAGACTCATCTTTTGTCCATACAAGTGCAGATTACACAGAGGCAACCTACTCGGTGTCGACGGAAGGCATTTCCGGTTCGACAACCATTCTACAGAGTGCGAGTGAAGAGCAATCTTCTGATGCGGCTGTTTCAATAACGTCATCAGGTATGCTGGGATTGACTGAAACAGATCCCACAGAAGCAACCTACTCGGTGTCGACGGAAGGCATTTCCGGTACGACAACCATTCTACAGAGTGCGAGTGAAGAGCAATCTTCTGATGCGGCTGTTTCAATAACGTCATCAGGTATGCTGGGATTGACTGAAACAGATCCCACAGAAGCAACCTACTCGGTGTCGACGGAAGGCATTTCCGGTACGACAACCATTCTACAGAGTGCGAGTGAAGAGCAATCTTCTGATGCGGCTGTTTCAATAACGTCATCAGGTATGCTGGGATTGACTGAAACAGATCCCACAAGAGCGACCTACTTGGTATCCACGTTAGGCATCGCCGGTACGACAACCATTCTACAGAGTGCGAGTGAAGAGCAATCTTCTGATGCGGCTGTTTCAATGACGTCATCAGGTATGCTGGGATTGACTGAAACAGATCCCACAGAAGCAACCTACTCGGTGTCGACGGAAGGCATTTCCGGTTCGACAACCATTCTACAGAGTGCGAGTGAAGAGCAATCTTCTGATGCGACTGTTTCAATAACGTCATCAGGTATGCTGGGATTGACTGAAACAGATCCCACAAGAGCGACCTACTTGGTATCCACGTTAGGCACTACTGATTCGACAACCATTACACAGAGTGCGACCGTAGAACCATCTCCGGGTGTGAGAGTTTCAGTAATGTCATCAGGTATGCTGGGATCAACTGAATCTTTGTCCAGTCTTCCGGTTTTATCTTTAGATTCGTCTCCTGTAGCTGATGGTGTGGGTGGAACAGCCCTATCGACAGTTCAGCCAACCACTGATGAGGTGAATTTGATTCCCAGCACAACATACAACTCACTCATATTAAGTCAGGATTCAACAGGCTCGGTAGAAACATCAGAACCTGGACCTTCACCTCAGAGTACACTGTTCCCAAGTACTCCTGCATTTGACGTTGGCATGACGACCCAGGTGTATTTCAGTCCGTCCGAACAATTATCGCCACAGACCATTCAATCTACAAGCGATGTAGATTCATCATATGCGTTGCAACAATCCTTAAGTCGTACATCTGGTGTAACAACGCTAGATAAAGTGCTAGATTCATTATCCATTTCGGAAACGACAGGATCTGTAGTTGGGCCTCCTAAAACTAACACGATTCAGGGTCCATCAGGAACAGGTGTGTCCTTTACAAGCGCGTCTCAGATATCACCAACTCTGTCAGGATTGTCAGGTTCCTCTGGAACAGTAGAAGAATCCACCGATGAAGGGACAGTGCTTCCCATCACAATGACCATTGTATCTTCGGAAGCTGTATCATCCCAAGAAAGCATTGAATATTCCCGTTTCACGCCTGCGATGACAGTCGCATTGTCATCAACTGTTAGCCACAATTCTGGAGTTACATCACCCTCTTCCGTTGAATCTGAAACATGTGTGAACCCTACAAACTGCCAAGTCTTAACCGGAAGTGATACCAGTATCTTCGATGAATCCACATCAATCTTGGCTCCAGGTTACACTTCAGAAGCTGTAATGTCCTCTCACAATAATTCCCAAACAATTGTCCAGACGACTACGGCACAAGAAACAACTGAAGTATCGCAACAAGTTTCAGTGATGCATACTGGTAACGCATCAGCGATGTCAGAGAGTTCACAGCTTAGCATGAGTGTTGTACCGAGTTCGGATGAAATAACATCAACCAGTTCTGACCTTGATCCATCTATTCAGACCATCTTGACCCAGACCGATAATTCTGGATTAATGTCGGTCCCTATGATCTCAACGGCACCATATTCACAAATGTCTGAAAGCGGCACCCTTGTCCAGATATCACGAACTTCCAGTGGTCAACCGGCAACTACAATCAGCGGCAGTACAAGAGAGCCGATAACAGATTCGCTTAGAACCAGTCCTACGGCAACGCCAAGTACGTCAAGCAGCGTAGCGGTTACGAATCCTGCACCTGCACCCGCACCAGCACCTGCAGTACACGTACCCGATATCATATTCAAGGTATATATTCCAGCTCCAGCTCCTGCTCCTCCTCCTGCTCCCGTCCCGGCTCCATCGCCAGCACCTACAACTACATCACATCCACCTACTCACAGTCAACCGGAAACAACCACAGAAACTGCAG ATGAAGCTAACTTTCTGAGTGATAGCATGACGATTCTCATTTTCGCTGGGGCGACATTACTCTTCGTCGGGGTCGTTGTCGTCGTAGTTATCTGTATCGTACGTCATTACACGCAGAGCGCCGACATGCGGCGAGAGGAGACATTACGAATGGTACTCCTTCCTCAACGATGGTGGCGCAATAACATTGGGGTCAAACCAGCGAATGATGTGCCAAGTTACAATGATGACTGGAACAGTGGTTTTAACGATGGAAATTACAATAGCTTTGATCTCAAAAGGAGTAAAGATCAAAGACCGTCGATTATTCCACCTATAACTGATGCATGGTTTTAA